TGAGGCTATCGATATTTTATTCCGAATATTTTGTGAGCCGGGCAAAGACAAGGTAATAATTTGTCCTCCAACTTACGGCATGTATGAAGTTTCAGCTAATATCAACGATGTGTTATTGGTAAAGGTTCCATTGTTACCGGAAACATTTCAGTTGGATATAACTAATATTTTAAAAGTAATATCTGATCAAACTAAATTGATTTTTATTTGTTGTCCCAATAACCCAACCGGTAATGGGGTTCAGTGGTCGGATATTAAAATGATCATTGAAAACTTTCCGGGTATAATAGTGATAGATGAAGCTTACATCAATTTTGCCTCTTACCGTAGTTTAATTCCTGAATTACTCAATTATCCTAATTTAGTGATTCTACAAACCCTTTCTAAAGCGTGGGGACTGGCAGGATTAAGATTAGGAATGGCTTTCGCGTCGGAAGAAATAATTTCTTTGTTTAATAAAGTTAAACCACCTTATAATATAAATGAAGCCACACAACAATTGGCTTTGCAAGCGCTCGATAATATTCAAGCTGTGAATGAGTGGATTAAAGTTAGCGTACAGGAAAGAACGCGATTAAGAGATGAGTTGAGCACTTTGTCTTTTGTTTTAAAGGTGTATGATTCGGAGGCTAATTTTTTACTAATTAAAATGCAGGATGCTAATGCCGTTTACGATTATCTGGTGAATGAAGGCATCATCACTCGAAACAGAAGTAAAATTGAATTATGCGAGAATTGTTTACGTATTACGGTAGGAACAATGGAAGAGAATAAAAAATTAATCAGCACATTAAATAAGTTTAAATAATATGAAGAAGAAAGTTTTGTTTATTGATAGAGACGGCACGCTCATTGTGGAACCGAAATCGGATTTTCAGATTGATTCACTTGAAAAATTAGAATTTATTCCGGGCGCTATAACTTCTTTAGCTAATATAGCTAGGGAATTAGATTATGAATTGGTGATGGTAAGTAATCAGGACGGATTAGGAACATCATCTTTTCCCGAAGAAACATTTTGGCCGGCGCAAAATAAAATGTTACAAACTTTGACAGGTGAAGGAATAACTTTTGCGCAGATACATATCGATAAGAGTTTTGAAAAAGAAAATAAACCCACGCGCAAGCCCAACACCGGTATGTTGCTTAATTATTTTTCTGATGAATATGATTTAAAAAACTCTTTTGTAATTGGAGATCGAATAACAGATATTCAATTGGCAAAAAATTTAGGAGCTAAGGCAATTTTCATTATGAATGAAGTGCACGATCAAACCATAGATAAAAGTTTAGAAGATACTTTGGTTTTAAAAACATCAGCCTGGAATGATATCTATGTTTATTTGAAATTGCCTCCTCGAACGGTAAGTTTAGAGCGAAATACGCAGGAAACAAAAATTTCTATTTCCTTAAATCTCGATGGGAGCGGAAATGCTGAAATTAAAACAGCATTAGCCTTTTTTGATCACATGCTCGATCAGATTGCCAAACATGCAGGTATCGATTTAAAAATTGACGTAATAGGCGATTTGCAGGTTGATGAACATCATACCATTGAAGATACTGCAATTGCATTAGGAGAATGTTTGCTAAAGGCACTGGGAAATAAAAAGGGAATTGAACGCTATGCTTTTGTTTTGCCAATGGACGATTGTTTGGCGCAGGTTGCTTTGGATTTTGGAGGAAGAAGCTGGTTGGTGTGGGATGCTAAATTTAACAGAGAAAAAATTGGTGAAATGCCTACGGAAATGTTTTTTCATTTTTTTAAAT
This sequence is a window from Sphingobacteriaceae bacterium. Protein-coding genes within it:
- the hisB gene encoding bifunctional histidinol-phosphatase/imidazoleglycerol-phosphate dehydratase HisB — its product is MKKKVLFIDRDGTLIVEPKSDFQIDSLEKLEFIPGAITSLANIARELDYELVMVSNQDGLGTSSFPEETFWPAQNKMLQTLTGEGITFAQIHIDKSFEKENKPTRKPNTGMLLNYFSDEYDLKNSFVIGDRITDIQLAKNLGAKAIFIMNEVHDQTIDKSLEDTLVLKTSAWNDIYVYLKLPPRTVSLERNTQETKISISLNLDGSGNAEIKTALAFFDHMLDQIAKHAGIDLKIDVIGDLQVDEHHTIEDTAIALGECLLKALGNKKGIERYAFVLPMDDCLAQVALDFGGRSWLVWDAKFNREKIGEMPTEMFFHFFKSFSDAAKCNLNVKAEGENEHHKIEAIFKALAKCIKQAVKRDENNMQLPSTKGLL
- the hisC gene encoding histidinol-phosphate transaminase; the protein is MKFDLLKIIRSNILKLTPYSSARSEFKGNADVFLDANENSFGSPLNENFNRYPDPYQQKLKDKLSTIKGLPPKNIFLGNGSDEAIDILFRIFCEPGKDKVIICPPTYGMYEVSANINDVLLVKVPLLPETFQLDITNILKVISDQTKLIFICCPNNPTGNGVQWSDIKMIIENFPGIIVIDEAYINFASYRSLIPELLNYPNLVILQTLSKAWGLAGLRLGMAFASEEIISLFNKVKPPYNINEATQQLALQALDNIQAVNEWIKVSVQERTRLRDELSTLSFVLKVYDSEANFLLIKMQDANAVYDYLVNEGIITRNRSKIELCENCLRITVGTMEENKKLISTLNKFK